A single Streptomyces sannanensis DNA region contains:
- a CDS encoding ATP-dependent helicase has protein sequence MAGSALDSFSPATRGWFTGAFTAPTAAQEGAWRAIGAGSDVLVVAPTGSGKTLAAFLAALDRLASVPPPAEAKRRCRVLYVSPLKALAVDVERNLRSPLTGIRQESVRLGLPEPDVRVGIRSGDTPAAERRALATRPPDILITTPESLFLMLTSSTREALSGIETVILDEVHAVAGTKRGAHLALSLERLDELLPRPARRIGLSATVRPVDEVARFLSPQRKVEIVQPPSTKEFDLSVVVPVEDLGELGGSPATEGDGGEKPSIWPHVEERIADLVQAHRSTIVFANSRRLAERLCNRLNEIAYERAMGTVLDSRGSATTLPEGASPAEIMAQSGAAHGAPALLARAHHGSVSKEQRALVEEDLKAGRLPAVVATSSLELGIDMGAVDLVVQVESPPSVASGLQRVGRAGHQVGAVSTGVVFPKYRGDLVQAAVVTERMCTGSIESLRIPSNPLDVLAQQLVAMVALDSRQVDDLLATVRRAAPFASLPESAFTAVLDMLAGRYPSDAFAELRPRVVWDRVTGTVTGRPGAQRLAVTSGGTIPDRGLFGVFLAGADPKKGGGRVGELDEEMVYESRVGDVFTLGTTSWRIEDITRDRVLVSPAPGVPGRLPFWKGDQLGRPLELGRAVGSFLREVGSLAPDDARLRLVAAGLDAWAADNVLAYLDEQRRACGHVPDDRTILVERFRDELGDWRVVVHSPFGAQVHAPWALALGARLAERYGMDAQVMHADDGIVLRLPETLLFDGGQGETDLMYAADRPIDSDEQAPVGAADVAFDKGEIDQIVTDQVGGSALFASRFRECAARALLLPRRSPGKRTPLWQQRQRAAQLLQVASEFGSFPIVLEAVRECLQDVFDVPGLVELMGDIESRRVRLVEVTTPEPSPFARSLLFGYVAQFLYEGDSPLAERRAAALSLDSRLLAELLGQAELRELLDADVLTELERELQWLTEDRRAKDPEGVADLLRLLGPLTDAELAERGAEPGWAEELAAARRVLRVRIAGDGHWAAIEDAGRLRDALGTALPVGVPEAFTEPVKDPLGDLLARYARTHGPFTSAAAAARFGLGTAVTDGALQRLAADGRVVQGEFHPSGIGQEWCDAAVLRRLRRRSLAALRQELEPVPPAALASFLPQWQHLGSSSLRGIDGLARAVEQLQGAPVPASGLEKLILPSRVMDYSSTLLDELTATGEVVWAGAGALPGKDGWISLYVADAAPLLLPPPHPLEIGPLHQSVLDALAPGYGLFFRQIADRVRATTHPDATDPQLADTIWELAWSGRLTNDTLAPLRALLGSGRTAGSTAHRARRTVPRGRYGTLTAAARPVSRTGPPTVSGRWSVLPDRESDPTHRAHALARTLLDRHGVVTRGAVAAEGVEGGFSAAYRVLSAFEDSGQARRGYVVEGLGAAQFAMDGAVDRLRAAAGARERADPAASPRAMVLAAADPANAYGAALAWPDPPAGAGHKPGRKAGAMVVLVDGELALYMERGGKTLLAWPDDPDSPALHAAAEALADAARSGRLGTVTVERTNGTSALTSPLGRALEAAGFHATPRGLRLRA, from the coding sequence ATGGCCGGATCAGCGCTCGACTCCTTCTCCCCCGCGACCCGCGGTTGGTTCACGGGTGCCTTCACCGCACCCACCGCGGCGCAGGAGGGCGCCTGGCGGGCGATCGGCGCGGGCTCCGATGTGCTGGTGGTGGCTCCGACCGGGTCCGGCAAGACACTGGCGGCCTTCCTCGCGGCCCTGGACCGGCTGGCGTCCGTCCCGCCTCCGGCCGAGGCGAAGAGGCGCTGCCGGGTGCTCTATGTCTCGCCGCTCAAGGCCCTCGCGGTGGACGTGGAGCGGAACCTGCGCAGCCCGCTGACGGGCATCCGGCAGGAGTCCGTGCGGCTCGGACTGCCGGAGCCCGACGTGCGGGTGGGGATCCGCTCGGGGGACACCCCCGCTGCGGAGCGCCGCGCGCTGGCGACCAGGCCGCCGGACATCCTGATCACCACACCCGAGTCGCTGTTCCTGATGCTCACCTCGTCGACCCGTGAGGCGCTGTCCGGGATCGAGACGGTGATCCTGGACGAGGTGCATGCCGTCGCCGGGACGAAGCGCGGCGCCCATCTGGCCCTGTCGCTGGAGCGGCTCGACGAGCTGCTGCCGCGGCCGGCCCGCCGGATCGGTCTTTCGGCGACGGTCCGTCCGGTCGACGAGGTCGCTCGCTTCCTGTCGCCGCAGCGGAAGGTGGAGATCGTCCAGCCGCCGTCCACCAAGGAGTTCGACCTGTCGGTGGTCGTGCCGGTCGAGGACCTGGGTGAGCTGGGCGGTTCGCCCGCCACCGAGGGCGACGGCGGTGAGAAGCCGTCGATCTGGCCTCATGTGGAGGAGCGCATCGCCGATCTGGTGCAGGCGCACCGCTCGACGATCGTCTTCGCCAACTCCCGCCGCCTGGCGGAGCGGCTGTGCAACCGGCTCAACGAGATCGCCTACGAGCGTGCCATGGGCACTGTGCTTGATTCGCGCGGCTCCGCCACGACCCTCCCCGAGGGGGCATCTCCGGCCGAGATCATGGCGCAATCAGGAGCGGCGCACGGTGCCCCCGCGCTGCTCGCCCGCGCCCACCACGGTTCGGTGTCCAAGGAACAGCGCGCCCTGGTCGAGGAGGATCTGAAGGCAGGCAGGCTGCCGGCCGTGGTCGCCACGTCCAGCCTGGAGCTGGGCATCGACATGGGCGCGGTGGACCTGGTCGTCCAGGTGGAGTCGCCGCCCTCCGTCGCCTCCGGACTCCAGCGGGTCGGCCGGGCCGGCCACCAGGTGGGCGCGGTCTCCACCGGGGTCGTCTTCCCCAAATACCGCGGCGATCTGGTGCAGGCGGCCGTGGTCACCGAGCGGATGTGTACCGGCTCGATCGAGTCCCTCCGCATCCCGTCCAACCCGCTGGACGTGCTCGCCCAGCAGCTGGTCGCCATGGTCGCGCTCGACAGCCGGCAGGTCGACGACCTGCTCGCCACGGTCCGGCGTGCGGCCCCCTTCGCCTCGCTCCCCGAGTCGGCGTTCACGGCGGTGCTGGACATGCTCGCCGGACGGTATCCGTCCGACGCCTTTGCCGAGCTGCGTCCGCGGGTGGTCTGGGACCGCGTCACCGGTACGGTCACGGGCCGGCCGGGGGCGCAGCGGCTCGCCGTCACCTCCGGCGGCACCATCCCGGACCGCGGTCTGTTCGGGGTGTTCCTCGCCGGGGCCGACCCCAAGAAGGGCGGCGGCCGGGTCGGCGAGCTCGACGAGGAGATGGTCTACGAATCCCGCGTCGGCGATGTCTTCACACTGGGCACCACCTCCTGGCGGATCGAGGACATCACCCGCGACCGGGTCCTGGTCTCCCCCGCCCCCGGAGTGCCGGGACGGCTGCCGTTCTGGAAGGGCGACCAGCTCGGCCGCCCCCTCGAACTGGGCCGGGCCGTCGGCTCGTTCCTGCGGGAGGTCGGCTCCCTCGCACCGGACGACGCCCGGCTGCGGCTGGTCGCCGCCGGTCTCGACGCCTGGGCCGCCGACAACGTCCTCGCGTACCTCGACGAGCAGCGCCGCGCCTGCGGCCATGTGCCGGACGACCGGACCATCCTCGTCGAGCGGTTCCGCGACGAGCTGGGCGACTGGCGGGTCGTCGTCCACTCCCCGTTCGGCGCGCAGGTGCACGCCCCCTGGGCCCTCGCCCTCGGCGCCCGGCTCGCGGAGCGGTACGGCATGGACGCCCAGGTCATGCACGCCGACGACGGCATCGTGCTGCGGCTGCCAGAGACTCTCCTGTTCGATGGCGGGCAAGGAGAGACCGATCTGATGTACGCGGCCGACAGGCCGATCGACTCGGACGAGCAGGCGCCGGTCGGCGCGGCCGACGTCGCCTTCGACAAGGGCGAGATCGACCAGATCGTCACCGACCAAGTGGGCGGATCCGCCCTCTTCGCGTCCCGGTTCCGGGAGTGCGCCGCCCGGGCGCTGCTGCTGCCCCGCCGCAGTCCGGGCAAGCGCACCCCGCTGTGGCAACAGCGGCAGCGCGCCGCCCAACTGCTCCAGGTCGCCTCGGAGTTCGGCTCGTTCCCGATCGTGCTGGAGGCGGTCCGCGAATGCCTCCAGGACGTCTTCGACGTACCGGGCCTGGTCGAGCTGATGGGCGACATCGAGTCCCGCCGGGTGCGGCTGGTCGAGGTCACCACCCCCGAACCGTCGCCGTTCGCCCGCTCCCTGCTCTTCGGCTATGTGGCGCAGTTCCTGTACGAAGGCGACTCGCCGCTCGCCGAACGGCGTGCAGCGGCGCTGTCGCTGGACTCGCGGCTGCTGGCCGAGCTCCTCGGCCAGGCCGAGCTGCGCGAACTCCTCGATGCCGATGTCCTGACGGAGCTGGAGCGCGAGCTCCAGTGGCTCACCGAGGACCGCCGCGCCAAGGACCCGGAGGGCGTCGCCGACCTGCTGCGGCTGCTCGGCCCGCTCACGGACGCCGAGCTGGCCGAGCGCGGCGCGGAACCGGGATGGGCCGAGGAGCTGGCGGCGGCCCGCCGGGTCCTCCGGGTCCGTATCGCCGGAGACGGTCACTGGGCGGCGATCGAGGATGCCGGGCGGCTGCGCGACGCCCTCGGCACAGCGCTTCCCGTCGGTGTCCCCGAGGCCTTCACCGAGCCGGTCAAGGACCCGCTGGGCGACCTTCTCGCGCGGTACGCCCGCACCCACGGACCGTTCACCTCCGCGGCCGCGGCCGCCCGGTTCGGTCTCGGCACAGCGGTCACCGACGGCGCCCTCCAGCGGCTCGCGGCAGACGGCCGGGTCGTCCAGGGCGAGTTCCATCCGTCGGGCATCGGCCAGGAGTGGTGCGACGCGGCCGTACTGCGCAGGCTGCGCCGCCGCTCGCTCGCGGCACTGCGCCAGGAGCTGGAGCCGGTCCCGCCCGCCGCACTCGCCTCCTTCCTGCCGCAGTGGCAGCACCTGGGCAGCAGCAGCCTGCGCGGCATCGACGGGCTGGCGCGCGCCGTGGAGCAACTGCAGGGCGCGCCCGTTCCCGCATCCGGCCTGGAGAAGCTGATCCTTCCGTCCCGGGTCATGGACTACTCCTCCACCCTCCTCGACGAGCTCACCGCCACCGGTGAGGTGGTGTGGGCGGGCGCGGGAGCACTCCCGGGCAAGGACGGCTGGATCTCCCTCTACGTCGCCGATGCCGCCCCGCTGCTGCTGCCGCCCCCGCACCCTCTGGAGATCGGCCCGCTGCACCAGTCCGTCCTGGACGCCCTCGCTCCGGGGTACGGCCTCTTCTTCCGGCAGATCGCCGACCGGGTGCGGGCCACCACACACCCCGACGCGACCGATCCCCAACTCGCCGACACCATCTGGGAGCTGGCCTGGTCCGGCCGGCTCACCAATGACACCCTCGCTCCCCTGCGCGCGCTCCTCGGCTCCGGACGCACGGCCGGCTCCACCGCGCATCGCGCCAGGCGCACCGTCCCCCGTGGGCGGTACGGCACACTCACCGCGGCTGCCCGGCCCGTCTCGCGGACGGGCCCGCCGACCGTGTCCGGGCGCTGGTCCGTGCTGCCCGACCGCGAATCCGACCCCACCCATCGCGCCCACGCCCTGGCCCGCACCCTGCTCGACCGGCACGGCGTGGTGACCCGCGGCGCCGTCGCCGCCGAGGGTGTCGAAGGCGGCTTCTCCGCGGCGTACCGTGTCCTGTCCGCATTCGAGGACAGCGGCCAGGCCCGGCGCGGTTATGTCGTCGAAGGCCTGGGCGCCGCGCAGTTCGCGATGGACGGCGCGGTCGACCGCCTGCGCGCCGCCGCGGGCGCGCGTGAGCGTGCCGACCCAGCCGCCTCGCCCCGCGCGATGGTCCTCGCGGCGGCCGATCCCGCCAATGCGTACGGGGCGGCACTCGCCTGGCCCGACCCTCCCGCGGGGGCGGGGCACAAGCCGGGACGCAAGGCCGGGGCCATGGTGGTCCTGGTCGACGGAGAGCTGGCGCTCTATATGGAGCGCGGCGGCAAGACACTGCTGGCCTGGCCGGACGACCCGGACTCGCCCGCACTGCACGCCGCCGCGGAGGCACTCGCCGACGCGGCCCGCTCCGGCCGGCTCGGCACGGTGACCGTGGAGCGCACGAACGGCACGTCCGCGCTCACATCCCCCCTGGGCCGCGCCCTGGAAGCGGCGGGCTTCCACGCGACGCCGCGCGGCCTGCGCCTTCGGGCGTAA
- a CDS encoding DUF3046 domain-containing protein: MRLTVFWERMAEHFGEGYADSFARDHVMSQLGGRTVHEALEAGWEAKDVWRGVCAALGIPADKR, encoded by the coding sequence ATGCGGTTGACGGTCTTCTGGGAACGAATGGCGGAGCACTTCGGTGAGGGATACGCGGATTCCTTTGCGCGCGATCATGTGATGTCGCAGCTCGGCGGGCGCACGGTGCACGAGGCGCTCGAGGCGGGCTGGGAGGCCAAGGACGTCTGGCGCGGTGTCTGCGCCGCCCTCGGCATCCCGGCCGACAAGCGATGA
- a CDS encoding AI-2E family transporter — translation MPRWLPRAMVLAFALYACFQLGSWVFHQLIGFLITILIAFFLSLAIEPAVGRMAARGVRRGLATFLVFLGVIVACTGFMVLLGSMLAGQIIDLVEEFPKYLDSVIRWINQTFHSDLSRVEIQDSLLRSDWLQRYVQSSASGVLDISATVLSGLFRLLTIFLFSFYFAADGPRLRRALCSVLPPARQAEVLRAWEIAVDKTGGYLYSRGLMALVSGIAHYILLAMLGVPYAPVLAVWVGLVSQFIPTIGTYLAGALPMLIAFTVDPWYALWVLGFVVIYQQFENYLLQPKLTARTVDIHPAVAFGSVIAGTALLGAVGALIAIPAVATLQAFLGAYVKRYDVTDDPRVHGRRQRPEADPLLVRARRALRRTG, via the coding sequence ATGCCGCGATGGCTGCCGCGCGCGATGGTGCTCGCGTTCGCCCTCTACGCCTGTTTCCAGCTCGGCAGCTGGGTCTTCCACCAGCTCATCGGGTTCCTGATCACCATCCTGATCGCCTTCTTCCTGTCACTGGCGATCGAGCCCGCCGTGGGACGCATGGCGGCCCGCGGCGTGCGCCGCGGTCTGGCCACGTTCCTGGTGTTCCTCGGGGTGATCGTCGCCTGCACCGGCTTCATGGTCCTGCTCGGATCCATGCTGGCGGGACAGATCATCGATCTGGTCGAGGAGTTCCCCAAGTACCTCGACTCAGTCATCCGCTGGATCAACCAGACCTTCCACTCGGACCTCTCGCGCGTCGAGATCCAGGACAGCCTCCTCCGCTCCGACTGGCTGCAGAGGTACGTCCAGAGCAGCGCGAGCGGTGTCCTCGACATATCGGCAACCGTGCTCAGCGGACTGTTCCGGCTGCTGACGATCTTCCTGTTCTCGTTCTACTTCGCGGCGGACGGACCCCGGCTGCGGCGCGCACTGTGTTCCGTGCTTCCCCCGGCCCGGCAGGCCGAGGTGCTGCGCGCCTGGGAGATCGCCGTCGACAAGACCGGCGGCTACCTCTACTCGCGCGGTCTGATGGCGCTCGTCTCCGGCATCGCCCACTACATCCTGCTGGCGATGCTCGGGGTGCCGTACGCGCCGGTGCTCGCGGTGTGGGTGGGCCTGGTCTCCCAGTTCATCCCGACCATCGGTACGTACCTGGCCGGGGCCCTCCCGATGCTGATCGCCTTCACCGTCGATCCCTGGTACGCGCTGTGGGTGCTCGGGTTCGTCGTGATCTACCAGCAGTTCGAGAACTATCTGCTGCAGCCGAAACTCACCGCGAGGACGGTGGACATCCACCCGGCGGTGGCCTTCGGCTCGGTCATCGCCGGCACGGCCCTGCTGGGCGCGGTCGGTGCGCTGATCGCCATCCCCGCGGTCGCGACCCTGCAGGCCTTCCTGGGTGCGTACGTGAAGCGCTACGACGTGACGGACGACCCGCGCGTGCACGGCAGACGGCAGCGGCCCGAGGCGGACCCGCTGCTCGTGCGAGCGCGCCGGGCGTTGCGCCGGACCGGCTGA
- the recA gene encoding recombinase RecA, with translation MAGTDREKALDAALAQIERQFGKGAVMRLGERPNEPIEVIPTGSTALDVALGVGGLPRGRVVEVYGPESSGKTTLTLHAVANAQKAGGTVAFVDAEHALDPEYAKKLGVDIDSLILSQPDNGEQALEIVDMLVRSGALDLIVIDSVAALVPRAEIEGEMGDSHVGLQARLMSQALRKITGALNQSKTTAIFINQLREKVGVMFGSPETTTGGRALKFYASVRLDIRRIETLKDGTEAVGNRTRVKVVKNKVAPPFKQAEFDILYGQGISREGGLIDMGVEHGFIRKAGAWYTYEGDQLGQGKENARNFLKDNPDLANEIEKKIKEKLGVGVQPEAPAAEPGADAAVGAPADDEAKSAPAKAKTAKASTAKS, from the coding sequence ATGGCAGGAACCGACCGCGAGAAGGCGCTCGACGCCGCACTCGCACAGATTGAACGCCAATTCGGCAAGGGTGCCGTGATGCGCCTGGGCGAGCGGCCGAACGAGCCCATCGAGGTGATCCCCACCGGGTCGACCGCCCTCGACGTCGCCCTGGGTGTCGGCGGCCTGCCGCGCGGCCGTGTGGTGGAGGTCTACGGACCGGAGTCCTCCGGTAAGACCACGCTGACCCTGCACGCCGTGGCCAACGCCCAGAAGGCCGGTGGCACGGTGGCCTTCGTGGACGCCGAGCACGCCCTCGACCCCGAGTACGCCAAGAAGCTCGGCGTCGACATCGACTCGCTCATCCTGTCCCAGCCGGACAACGGTGAGCAGGCGCTGGAGATCGTGGACATGCTGGTCCGCTCCGGCGCGCTCGACCTGATCGTCATCGACTCCGTCGCCGCCCTGGTGCCGCGCGCGGAGATCGAGGGCGAGATGGGCGACTCGCACGTCGGTCTCCAGGCCCGTCTGATGAGCCAGGCGCTCCGGAAGATCACCGGTGCGCTGAACCAGTCCAAGACCACCGCGATCTTCATCAACCAGCTGCGTGAGAAGGTCGGTGTGATGTTCGGCTCGCCGGAGACCACCACCGGTGGCCGGGCGCTGAAGTTCTACGCCTCCGTGCGTCTCGACATCCGCCGCATCGAGACCCTCAAGGACGGCACCGAGGCAGTCGGCAACCGCACCCGTGTGAAGGTCGTCAAGAACAAGGTCGCGCCGCCCTTCAAACAGGCCGAGTTCGACATCCTCTACGGCCAGGGCATCAGCCGCGAGGGCGGCCTGATCGACATGGGCGTCGAGCACGGCTTCATCCGCAAGGCCGGTGCTTGGTACACCTACGAGGGCGACCAGCTCGGCCAGGGCAAGGAGAACGCCCGGAACTTCCTCAAGGACAACCCCGACCTCGCCAACGAGATCGAGAAGAAGATCAAGGAGAAGCTGGGCGTCGGTGTCCAGCCGGAGGCCCCGGCAGCCGAGCCCGGTGCGGACGCGGCCGTCGGCGCCCCGGCCGACGACGAGGCGAAGTCGGCGCCCGCCAAGGCCAAGACGGCCAAGGCGAGCACGGCCAAGAGCTGA